Proteins from a single region of Thermococcus sp. CX2:
- a CDS encoding 60S ribosomal export protein NMD3 yields the protein MSERFCYRCGISEEEGGPLIEGLCQVCFRKENPVLLMEGEINTELCQNCGSYKKRGVWVDPSTYELEELIFEVADSALLEELGDSLDERVRSFEVVSMEELEEVEELPVGGALVAFQPVDWHIEYFPAIITYEVRVKARIHELQHELHDETKYVTVYVRQTVCPRCQKFLGGYFEAILQVRAEGRPLTEEERKVIGKLVEEKVDEIMRKDRMGFIQDTIEKEEGLDFYMGSTSSARKLAQAIKERFGGTISEAYELVGVDRQTSREVYRTSVSVRIPKFQKGDIVEDKHGNVYEVEKVDGRGMSLRNLSTNESEHRDWKTVKRDGIDWADHEESEAMVTSITPNEVQLMDMETYETYELEKPGIELREGEVYRMVEVKGRKYFLRRME from the coding sequence ATGAGTGAACGCTTCTGCTACCGCTGCGGGATAAGTGAGGAGGAGGGGGGTCCCCTCATCGAGGGCCTCTGCCAGGTATGCTTCCGGAAGGAGAATCCGGTTCTCCTCATGGAAGGAGAGATAAACACAGAGCTGTGCCAGAACTGCGGAAGCTACAAGAAAAGGGGAGTCTGGGTTGATCCAAGCACCTACGAGCTTGAGGAGCTTATTTTCGAAGTTGCTGACAGTGCTCTCCTTGAGGAGCTTGGGGATTCCCTCGATGAACGCGTGAGGAGCTTTGAAGTAGTTTCAATGGAAGAGCTCGAGGAGGTTGAAGAACTCCCGGTCGGGGGAGCCCTTGTGGCTTTCCAGCCGGTGGACTGGCACATCGAGTATTTCCCTGCTATAATAACCTACGAGGTTCGCGTTAAGGCCAGAATACACGAGCTCCAGCACGAGCTCCACGATGAGACGAAGTACGTTACTGTCTACGTCCGCCAGACCGTCTGCCCTCGATGTCAGAAGTTCCTTGGCGGCTATTTTGAGGCCATCCTCCAGGTCCGCGCCGAAGGTAGGCCCCTGACGGAAGAGGAGCGCAAGGTCATTGGGAAGCTCGTTGAGGAGAAGGTCGATGAGATAATGCGCAAGGACAGGATGGGCTTCATTCAGGACACCATAGAGAAGGAGGAGGGCCTCGATTTCTACATGGGCTCTACCTCAAGTGCCAGAAAGCTCGCCCAGGCCATAAAGGAGCGTTTCGGCGGAACCATAAGCGAGGCCTACGAGCTCGTTGGAGTGGACAGACAGACGAGCAGGGAAGTTTACCGCACGAGCGTCAGTGTGAGAATTCCGAAGTTCCAGAAGGGGGACATAGTCGAGGATAAGCATGGCAACGTTTACGAGGTCGAGAAGGTTGACGGCAGGGGAATGAGTCTCAGGAACCTCTCGACCAACGAAAGCGAGCACAGAGACTGGAAGACCGTGAAGAGGGACGGCATAGACTGGGCAGATCACGAGGAGAGCGAGGCCATGGTAACGAGCATAACTCCGAACGAGGTTCAGCTCATGGACATGGAGACCTACGAGACCTATGAGCTTGAAAAGCCCGGGATAGAGCTTAGAGAGGGCGAGGTCTACAGGATGGTCGAGGTGAAGGGTAGAAAGTACTTCCTGCGGAGAATGGAATGA
- a CDS encoding DUF424 domain-containing protein, translated as MIYIKVYRVQGEVLLAACDKELLGKTFREGELKLEVKERFYKGELVELDTLEELLEEATIANLVGERCVGKAIELGYVDENRVLRIEGVPHAQMAKMKW; from the coding sequence ATGATATACATCAAAGTTTATCGCGTTCAAGGGGAGGTTTTATTGGCCGCCTGCGACAAGGAGCTCCTGGGGAAAACCTTCCGAGAGGGGGAGCTCAAATTAGAGGTAAAGGAGCGCTTTTACAAGGGCGAACTCGTTGAGCTCGACACCTTAGAGGAGCTCCTCGAGGAGGCGACGATAGCCAATCTAGTCGGTGAGAGGTGCGTGGGGAAGGCCATAGAGCTGGGCTACGTCGACGAAAATCGCGTTTTGCGGATTGAAGGAGTACCCCACGCTCAGATGGCGAAGATGAAGTGGTGA
- a CDS encoding S8 family serine peptidase has protein sequence MNKKALSLLVVVVMLLSVVPAAISVPVATLGTVTSEMPVEHTEVNVVQDGPYVPKSVIEAFVQAKAKGWDVVPLVVHLKDGYTAEDLAREGFIIGKTFDYLRLVAVAVDVNDMGLLYKSKVIDRVWLDQIYKIEPPKPEDDDLKPNFFFGNVTLTIEEAQGLANVSVESTYAKQMWQLGFDGRNVTVAVIDTGVDPGHPDLLWTTDGKPKIKDYIDVTDTWLLSYYFGIPDKPASGWFDTSTEVEATNGTVVYMGMTFELPNDASSKSGVYHIGHVEEWGVELDGDFYNNPYMDPYDGFHYDPWAGAILVVDNETAGEYNLVYIDTDNDGSFADEKPLTLYRVNPGPDNVGAWVWNETLGIKKDFVVSELDPNGNWVILGYDMGDHGTHVAGTIAANGWIKGMAPGAQLMVIKVGTDFLGIILTSYLIDAFVTAALGPDGIPNTGDEADVVSMSIGGQPLFQVGDQPDDIVLNWVADQFDIPFSISAGNEGPGINSVGDPSVAFNAISVGAALEKLRMEWLNENVIYTPEYQYIASECNVSVEGFPVDQITDYAVVTTFSSRGPNEVGQFKPTILAPGANVMSAMPLVELYYINDVPYQYMSGTSMAAPHVGGALALLINAYEETYGAKPTPDMLEDALVRGAVPLNQSVIDQGAGFLNVTGAWEVLSTFDTVEESPLVYSGYYARNSVAREEYQDETTPYGYPFMWFPIDWYYNVSAQYSITDYTLAMVARYDEPIGFITIYNPSDSNITIDLSVEGELAPYISMNDNLTQLLDGVAKTSIVVPANDITTLFFTTPYYFNETLAPGVHEAMIIGDDPTTKIIDMRAPITIVVPYEFTADNGYRISEALTVSPGEEGIANERRLLFNVPSDAQLIDIEVYQRTGVDVASFVYDPDGMYYMFIGTVGPDMPSSDNCTYYWDMGGPRDRRYIEYPSGGIWEIYSSNDYFNSWVWDVFASPQQAEIDFNVTLYGVKSGDYVPLVPYNEGLVIFNYTIENLYAAINATVLTIGVGPYNSSIRNVGDRAWYVEQYTVPNGTLQFHVEIGNPGDPEADLDLYVITPDGEVYSSESPTSNEAIDIEDPTPGVYTISVYGWSVPSGETNFMLTKYALRDGYLGSYDDSIYLAPGDISNITLVLNANEEVYPGVNIGLVGFLLNEPYMEDGVVEFFSVPMFVRIGGSSFAVGLEKTDLTLGMESPTIIVKDALTGVAVPGAAVFINGEYYGLTDEEGRLQLDLDPDMLEIGKHDIEVTIEREGYVPLSKTLTYNVVDIAPGEVLSSTDLEPFIAIGSGTITDVSVETTTMTIIADGPSGYTAYLIVTLPIDTQYVTVSGDHVLSYYTTMGNNAIYLVIEVQYASPVTVTIEYKTARYIVSTWNYVWYMLYWRYDQKFDPLYQKAVELGVDNETLQEAMYYKELADSYYEEGKKYMNPMRESLAVAALPYVRNAYLNILKAYKILEEAIKELEGSEG, from the coding sequence ATGAATAAAAAGGCCTTGAGCCTTTTAGTCGTGGTAGTGATGCTACTATCGGTGGTACCAGCGGCAATATCCGTTCCAGTGGCTACACTAGGCACGGTAACATCAGAAATGCCCGTTGAGCACACTGAGGTAAATGTTGTCCAGGACGGCCCATACGTTCCAAAGTCAGTTATAGAGGCTTTTGTCCAGGCCAAAGCTAAAGGATGGGACGTAGTGCCCTTAGTAGTTCACCTTAAAGATGGCTATACTGCCGAAGATTTGGCTAGAGAGGGTTTTATTATTGGTAAGACTTTTGATTACCTCCGTCTCGTAGCGGTTGCCGTTGATGTCAATGACATGGGCCTTCTCTACAAGAGCAAGGTTATAGATAGGGTTTGGCTTGATCAGATATACAAAATTGAGCCGCCAAAACCTGAAGATGACGACCTTAAACCAAACTTCTTCTTTGGCAATGTTACTCTCACTATAGAAGAGGCACAGGGACTCGCCAACGTTAGCGTTGAGAGCACATACGCTAAGCAGATGTGGCAGCTCGGCTTTGATGGAAGAAACGTTACTGTTGCCGTTATAGACACGGGTGTTGATCCAGGTCACCCGGACCTCCTCTGGACCACCGACGGAAAACCCAAGATTAAGGACTACATCGACGTAACTGACACTTGGCTGCTGAGCTACTACTTCGGGATACCCGACAAGCCTGCCTCGGGATGGTTTGACACTTCCACCGAGGTTGAGGCCACTAACGGAACCGTTGTTTATATGGGCATGACTTTCGAGCTTCCAAACGATGCTTCGTCGAAGAGCGGCGTCTACCACATCGGTCACGTTGAAGAGTGGGGCGTTGAGCTTGACGGTGACTTCTACAACAATCCGTATATGGACCCCTACGATGGTTTCCACTATGATCCCTGGGCTGGAGCTATCCTCGTGGTCGACAACGAGACCGCCGGCGAATACAACCTCGTCTACATCGACACCGACAACGACGGAAGCTTCGCCGACGAGAAGCCCCTCACCCTCTACAGGGTTAACCCAGGTCCTGACAATGTAGGCGCCTGGGTCTGGAACGAGACCCTCGGAATCAAGAAGGACTTCGTTGTTTCAGAGCTTGATCCAAACGGAAACTGGGTGATACTCGGCTATGACATGGGTGACCATGGTACCCACGTCGCAGGAACCATAGCCGCCAACGGCTGGATTAAGGGAATGGCCCCCGGCGCTCAGCTCATGGTAATTAAGGTCGGTACCGACTTCTTGGGAATAATACTCACCAGCTACCTCATTGACGCTTTCGTCACTGCGGCCCTTGGACCCGATGGCATTCCAAACACCGGGGATGAGGCCGACGTCGTCAGCATGAGCATTGGAGGACAGCCTCTGTTCCAAGTCGGTGACCAGCCCGATGACATAGTCCTCAACTGGGTTGCCGACCAGTTCGACATACCGTTCTCGATATCTGCTGGAAACGAGGGTCCGGGAATAAACAGTGTTGGTGACCCGAGTGTTGCCTTTAACGCCATTTCCGTAGGTGCTGCCCTTGAGAAGCTCAGGATGGAGTGGCTCAACGAGAATGTCATTTATACTCCAGAGTACCAGTACATAGCCTCCGAGTGCAATGTCTCTGTTGAGGGCTTCCCAGTTGACCAAATTACTGACTATGCCGTTGTCACCACCTTCAGCTCAAGGGGTCCTAACGAGGTCGGTCAGTTCAAGCCGACAATACTTGCACCTGGTGCCAATGTAATGTCCGCCATGCCATTGGTGGAACTCTACTACATAAACGACGTTCCCTACCAGTACATGAGCGGAACCTCCATGGCAGCACCACATGTAGGTGGTGCCCTCGCGCTCCTCATAAACGCCTACGAGGAGACCTACGGGGCAAAGCCGACCCCTGACATGCTCGAGGATGCCCTCGTCAGGGGAGCCGTGCCGTTGAATCAGAGCGTCATCGATCAGGGAGCTGGCTTCCTCAACGTCACAGGTGCATGGGAGGTTCTTAGTACCTTTGACACCGTTGAGGAGTCACCACTCGTATACTCCGGTTACTACGCCAGGAACAGCGTCGCGAGGGAGGAGTACCAAGATGAAACTACCCCGTATGGCTATCCGTTTATGTGGTTCCCAATCGACTGGTACTACAACGTTTCAGCCCAATACTCCATTACTGATTACACCCTAGCTATGGTTGCTAGGTACGATGAGCCAATAGGCTTCATTACCATCTACAACCCCAGTGACAGCAACATAACCATCGACCTGAGCGTTGAGGGAGAGCTTGCGCCGTATATATCCATGAACGACAACCTCACCCAGCTCTTGGACGGAGTAGCCAAGACTTCTATTGTAGTCCCTGCTAATGACATAACTACATTGTTCTTCACGACGCCGTACTACTTCAATGAGACCCTTGCCCCAGGAGTCCACGAGGCCATGATAATCGGCGACGACCCGACTACAAAGATAATCGACATGAGGGCCCCGATTACCATCGTCGTTCCCTACGAGTTCACCGCTGACAATGGCTACAGAATCAGCGAGGCCCTCACCGTAAGCCCCGGAGAGGAAGGAATCGCCAACGAGAGGAGGCTCCTCTTCAACGTGCCGAGTGATGCCCAGCTGATTGACATTGAGGTCTACCAGAGAACCGGTGTGGATGTGGCCAGCTTTGTTTACGACCCCGATGGAATGTACTACATGTTCATTGGAACCGTTGGTCCAGACATGCCGAGCAGCGACAACTGTACTTACTACTGGGACATGGGAGGCCCAAGGGACAGGAGATATATAGAGTATCCCTCCGGAGGAATCTGGGAGATATACTCCTCCAATGACTACTTCAACTCCTGGGTTTGGGACGTATTCGCGAGCCCGCAGCAGGCTGAGATTGACTTCAACGTCACCCTCTACGGTGTGAAGTCTGGAGACTACGTTCCGTTAGTTCCATACAATGAAGGACTTGTAATATTCAACTACACTATCGAAAACCTCTACGCTGCAATAAACGCCACTGTCCTCACCATCGGTGTTGGTCCATACAACTCCAGCATCAGGAACGTTGGTGATCGGGCATGGTACGTTGAGCAGTACACTGTGCCGAACGGCACCCTGCAGTTCCACGTTGAGATAGGCAACCCAGGAGACCCCGAGGCTGACCTTGACCTTTATGTGATAACCCCAGATGGCGAGGTGTACTCAAGTGAATCTCCAACTTCCAACGAGGCCATTGACATCGAAGACCCGACTCCTGGAGTTTACACAATCAGCGTCTATGGATGGAGTGTTCCAAGCGGCGAAACTAACTTCATGCTCACGAAGTACGCCCTTAGGGACGGCTACCTTGGAAGCTACGACGACAGCATCTACCTTGCCCCAGGAGATATATCGAACATAACCCTCGTGCTTAACGCCAATGAAGAGGTCTATCCAGGTGTCAACATAGGCCTCGTTGGGTTCCTTCTCAACGAGCCGTACATGGAGGACGGTGTAGTTGAGTTCTTCAGCGTCCCAATGTTCGTTAGAATCGGAGGTTCATCATTCGCAGTCGGCCTTGAGAAGACCGACCTCACGCTCGGTATGGAGAGCCCGACTATAATCGTCAAGGACGCCCTGACGGGAGTTGCCGTCCCAGGAGCGGCGGTCTTCATCAATGGAGAATACTACGGCCTCACTGACGAAGAAGGCAGGCTCCAGCTCGATCTTGATCCAGATATGCTGGAGATTGGCAAGCACGACATTGAAGTCACCATCGAGAGAGAAGGATATGTGCCACTATCAAAGACGCTGACATACAATGTTGTGGACATTGCTCCAGGCGAAGTCCTCAGCTCAACTGATCTCGAGCCATTTATCGCGATTGGCAGTGGGACCATAACGGATGTGAGTGTAGAGACTACGACAATGACGATAATCGCAGATGGTCCAAGTGGATACACTGCCTATCTCATCGTCACTCTCCCAATTGATACCCAGTACGTCACAGTCAGCGGTGACCACGTCCTCAGCTATTACACCACTATGGGTAACAACGCAATATACCTAGTAATCGAGGTCCAGTATGCCTCCCCGGTTACAGTTACCATCGAGTACAAGACCGCCCGCTACATAGTCAGCACCTGGAACTACGTCTGGTACATGCTCTACTGGAGGTACGACCAGAAGTTCGACCCACTCTACCAGAAGGCAGTTGAGCTTGGCGTCGACAACGAGACCCTCCAGGAGGCCATGTACTACAAGGAGCTCGCCGACAGCTACTACGAGGAGGGCAAGAAGTACATGAACCCGATGAGGGAGAGCCTCGCCGTCGCAGCACTTCCGTACGTCAGGAATGCCTACCTCAACATCCTCAAGGCCTACAAGATACTCGAGGAGGCTATTAAGGAACTCGAAGGTTCTGAGGGCTGA
- a CDS encoding glycosyltransferase family 39 protein — protein sequence MKIRTEKLYLSMILIASFIVRLIPHRTLLLATYDEYLHRDITIRLASQGLSAISKDIPSLLGLRAYSYPPLFHIIGAALYRLFPSDYVFFMLPPIYGTIAVFGFYLAFKELMEDEKRALLATSLLAFAPNFIYRTGLYIPENLGLAMFSFSLLLLIKFLKTRRLKYLIVLGVLLGVYMLTHRGWVFFLMAASVIILSYIWPIIKKNLHYFIALLILAYIAYLKIDFINSLVADFFLRLQKTEVSFLGYFKWIGVIQLVFGALGTKYYLERDPIRRGFALWAWAFMFAGGISFRFRDPYATIPLAAMSAEFLIDEVFPRVGPLLRNALSDIRGIGSKWVKNVSTKKGLATAVIALMLFVPLAQGAYSAFRYINPPTVSDKEAYQWIIDNTPEDATILVWWDMGYLIIGNTHRKDVVIWKKVYQGFFGEAPTAMEASQAYNDHVVMFSSNQRERVYFLMKKYNVSYIFVDKTRLSYGLIKYGLMEYAPYDTHFKLEFCNGNAQIYLFIPEPTLQPVDMFPLNYTGTYEPLVSFLEKFWTGYNYADFDDRYKAYFNLNGWMVELYSRLYEKTGDEAFKERTDWLLKWLSYKQMDNGAFPWGVPPNDFTLYTSYTLEPLKNFTFEGKEKSLDLLKSREKEDYFMTTPTDEKGGLVTNAMMLPVYKELGILNETTEKNILREILNEQRGDGNWNGNLGTTIAIASSLARYYQLTGNETVLEAVKKAAEWLKDQQDETGKLKAEKFDYAYSRATYAQMVYIYHVAGLTEEEEITLKFIFDTFNPNREVHPLDTVITIYRYFGYAYGPDKAIEMLNNLLRLHPMVKFE from the coding sequence ATGAAAATCCGAACTGAGAAGCTTTATCTTTCCATGATTCTCATCGCGTCCTTCATCGTGAGATTGATACCCCACAGAACCCTTCTGTTGGCCACATACGACGAGTATCTCCACAGAGATATAACGATAAGACTTGCCAGCCAAGGTTTGAGTGCCATCTCAAAGGATATACCCTCCCTCTTAGGTCTGAGGGCATACAGCTATCCCCCGCTGTTCCACATAATCGGAGCTGCCCTTTACAGACTCTTCCCTTCGGACTATGTGTTTTTCATGCTGCCCCCGATTTACGGCACCATAGCGGTGTTTGGCTTTTACCTCGCCTTTAAGGAGCTCATGGAGGACGAAAAGCGTGCCCTCCTGGCTACTTCATTGCTCGCCTTCGCCCCGAACTTCATATACAGAACTGGCCTCTACATCCCCGAGAACCTCGGACTGGCAATGTTCTCCTTCAGCCTGCTGTTACTGATAAAGTTCCTGAAGACCAGGCGTCTCAAGTATCTGATAGTCCTCGGCGTTCTGCTTGGGGTGTACATGCTCACTCACAGGGGATGGGTCTTCTTCCTTATGGCCGCGTCAGTAATCATTCTCTCATACATCTGGCCGATAATAAAGAAGAACCTGCACTACTTCATCGCGCTGCTCATCCTGGCGTACATAGCGTACCTCAAGATTGATTTTATCAACTCCCTCGTGGCAGACTTCTTCCTTAGGCTCCAGAAGACGGAAGTCAGCTTCTTAGGCTACTTCAAGTGGATAGGGGTCATACAGCTAGTCTTCGGCGCCCTCGGGACAAAGTACTACCTTGAGAGAGACCCGATAAGAAGGGGCTTCGCCCTCTGGGCCTGGGCCTTCATGTTCGCGGGGGGAATATCCTTCAGGTTCAGGGATCCCTACGCCACCATTCCACTCGCGGCGATGTCGGCGGAGTTCCTAATCGACGAGGTCTTCCCAAGGGTTGGCCCGCTGTTAAGAAACGCACTCAGCGATATCAGAGGCATTGGCTCAAAGTGGGTAAAGAACGTTTCCACCAAGAAGGGCCTCGCAACCGCGGTTATTGCACTGATGCTCTTTGTGCCCCTCGCCCAGGGAGCGTACAGCGCTTTCAGATACATCAACCCGCCGACCGTTAGCGACAAGGAGGCCTACCAGTGGATAATCGACAACACTCCCGAGGACGCCACGATACTCGTCTGGTGGGACATGGGATACCTCATCATCGGAAACACCCACAGGAAGGACGTCGTCATCTGGAAGAAGGTGTATCAGGGCTTCTTCGGAGAGGCACCAACCGCGATGGAGGCGAGCCAGGCATACAACGACCACGTGGTGATGTTCAGTTCCAACCAGAGGGAGCGCGTCTATTTCCTCATGAAGAAATACAACGTGAGCTACATATTCGTGGATAAGACGAGACTGAGCTACGGCCTCATAAAATACGGTCTCATGGAGTACGCACCCTACGATACCCACTTCAAGCTCGAGTTCTGCAACGGCAACGCCCAGATATACCTCTTCATTCCGGAACCAACGCTTCAGCCAGTAGACATGTTCCCGCTAAACTACACTGGAACCTATGAGCCTCTCGTAAGCTTCCTGGAGAAGTTCTGGACCGGCTACAACTACGCCGACTTCGATGACCGCTACAAGGCCTACTTCAACCTCAACGGCTGGATGGTGGAGCTTTACAGCAGGCTCTATGAGAAGACGGGAGATGAGGCATTCAAGGAACGCACCGACTGGCTCCTCAAATGGCTTTCGTACAAACAGATGGACAACGGAGCCTTCCCGTGGGGGGTTCCACCAAACGACTTCACGCTTTACACTTCGTACACCCTTGAACCGCTGAAGAACTTCACCTTTGAGGGCAAGGAGAAGTCCTTAGACCTGCTCAAGAGCAGGGAAAAAGAAGACTACTTCATGACAACGCCAACAGACGAGAAAGGGGGCCTTGTAACTAACGCCATGATGTTACCAGTTTACAAAGAGCTTGGAATACTCAACGAGACCACCGAAAAGAACATCCTCAGAGAAATCCTGAACGAGCAGAGGGGGGACGGTAACTGGAACGGTAATTTAGGAACAACGATAGCGATAGCATCGAGCCTCGCCCGCTACTACCAGCTGACTGGAAACGAGACAGTTTTAGAAGCCGTCAAGAAAGCCGCCGAATGGCTGAAAGACCAGCAGGATGAGACCGGAAAGCTCAAAGCGGAGAAGTTCGACTACGCATATTCCCGCGCCACCTATGCCCAGATGGTTTATATATACCACGTCGCTGGACTAACAGAGGAAGAGGAGATCACACTTAAATTCATCTTTGACACCTTCAACCCCAACAGGGAAGTCCACCCGCTGGACACAGTCATAACCATATACCGCTACTTCGGCTATGCATACGGACCCGACAAAGCAATTGAGATGCTAAACAATCTGCTCAGGCTTCACCCAATGGTGAAGTTTGAGTAA
- the ppsA gene encoding phosphoenolpyruvate synthase, with product MSEYKFIKWFEELGKKDVALVGGKGANLGELTNAGIPVPPGFCVTAEAYKYFVENVRVEDGRTLQEWIIDIIAQTNVDDSKQLQENTAKIREKIISMEMPEDIAKEIVDAYKKLSQRFNKDAVYVAVRSSATAEDLPEASFAGQQETYLDVYGEDDVLEKVKRCWASLWTARATFYRAKQGFDHSKVYLSAVVQKMVNSETSGVMFTANPVTNDRSEIMINAAWGLGEAVVSGAVSPDEYIVEKGTWKIKEKYIAKKEIMIVRNPETGKGTVTVKTAEYLGPEYVEKQVLTDEQILEVAKIGARIEEHYGWPQDIEWAYDKDDGKLYIVQSRPITTLKEEVKTEEAEMTEEMKVLLKGLGASPGIGAGKVVVIFDASDIDKVKEGDVLVTTMTNPDMVPAMKRASAIVTDEGGRTCHAAIVSRELGIPAVVGTKDATKVLKDGMLVTVDGTRGVVYEGIVKSLVKGEEEKAAGGQVVVAGAPLITATEVKVNVSMPEVAERAAATGADGVGLLRAEHMILGIGAHPIKFIKEGREEELVEKLVEGIRKVVEAFYPRRVWYRTLDAPTNEFRELPGGEDEPEERNPMLGWRGIRRGLDQPELLKAEFKAIKRLVDEGYDNIGVMLPLVSHPEQIRKAKEIAMEVGLIPHKDVEWGVMIETPASALIIEDLIKEGLDFVSFGTNDLTQYTLAIDRDNERVFKLYDEKHPAVLKLIENVIKVCKKYGVETSICGQAGSDPKMVKLLVRMGIDSVSANPDAVELVRKTVAREEQKLMLEAARKRLFE from the coding sequence ATGAGTGAATACAAGTTTATAAAGTGGTTTGAAGAGCTCGGAAAGAAGGATGTTGCCCTTGTTGGTGGAAAGGGTGCAAACCTTGGTGAACTTACCAACGCTGGTATTCCAGTTCCACCTGGATTCTGTGTTACTGCTGAGGCCTACAAGTACTTCGTTGAGAACGTCCGCGTTGAGGATGGTAGAACCCTTCAGGAGTGGATTATAGACATAATCGCCCAGACTAACGTTGATGACAGCAAGCAGCTCCAGGAGAACACCGCCAAGATAAGAGAGAAGATCATCTCCATGGAGATGCCAGAGGATATAGCCAAGGAGATTGTCGACGCCTACAAGAAGCTCAGCCAGCGCTTCAACAAGGACGCCGTTTACGTTGCCGTCCGCTCTTCTGCCACCGCTGAGGACCTTCCGGAGGCTTCCTTCGCCGGCCAGCAGGAGACCTACCTCGACGTCTACGGCGAGGACGACGTTCTCGAGAAGGTCAAGCGCTGCTGGGCCAGCCTCTGGACTGCAAGGGCCACCTTCTACAGGGCCAAGCAGGGCTTTGACCACAGCAAGGTTTACCTCTCAGCAGTCGTCCAGAAGATGGTCAACAGCGAGACCAGCGGTGTCATGTTCACCGCCAACCCGGTCACCAACGACAGGAGTGAGATAATGATCAACGCCGCCTGGGGCCTCGGTGAGGCCGTCGTCAGCGGTGCCGTTTCTCCGGACGAGTACATCGTCGAGAAGGGCACCTGGAAGATCAAGGAGAAGTACATCGCCAAGAAGGAGATAATGATCGTCAGGAACCCCGAGACCGGTAAGGGAACCGTCACCGTTAAGACCGCCGAGTACCTCGGCCCAGAGTACGTCGAGAAGCAGGTCCTCACCGACGAGCAGATACTCGAGGTCGCCAAGATCGGTGCCAGGATCGAGGAGCACTACGGCTGGCCACAGGACATCGAGTGGGCCTACGACAAGGACGACGGCAAGCTCTACATCGTCCAGTCCAGGCCGATTACGACCCTTAAGGAAGAGGTTAAGACGGAAGAGGCCGAGATGACTGAGGAGATGAAGGTTCTCCTCAAGGGTCTTGGAGCCTCACCGGGCATTGGTGCCGGTAAGGTTGTCGTCATCTTCGACGCGAGTGACATAGACAAGGTCAAAGAGGGCGATGTCCTCGTCACCACCATGACCAACCCGGACATGGTTCCGGCCATGAAGAGGGCCAGCGCTATCGTCACCGACGAGGGCGGTAGGACCTGCCACGCTGCCATCGTCAGCAGGGAGCTCGGTATTCCGGCCGTTGTCGGTACCAAGGATGCTACCAAGGTCCTCAAGGACGGCATGCTCGTTACCGTCGACGGTACCAGGGGTGTCGTCTACGAGGGCATAGTCAAGAGCCTCGTTAAGGGCGAAGAGGAGAAGGCCGCTGGCGGTCAGGTAGTTGTCGCCGGTGCTCCGCTCATCACCGCCACCGAGGTCAAGGTCAACGTCTCGATGCCTGAGGTCGCCGAGAGGGCCGCCGCCACCGGCGCGGACGGAGTTGGTCTCCTCAGGGCCGAGCACATGATCCTCGGAATCGGTGCCCACCCGATCAAGTTCATCAAGGAGGGCAGGGAGGAGGAGCTCGTCGAGAAGCTCGTCGAGGGTATCAGGAAGGTCGTCGAGGCCTTCTACCCGAGGAGGGTCTGGTACAGGACCCTTGACGCCCCGACCAACGAGTTCCGCGAGCTCCCAGGTGGCGAGGACGAGCCAGAAGAGAGGAACCCGATGCTTGGCTGGAGAGGCATCAGGCGCGGTCTCGACCAGCCGGAGCTCCTCAAGGCCGAGTTCAAGGCCATCAAGAGGCTCGTTGACGAGGGCTACGACAACATCGGTGTCATGCTCCCGCTCGTCAGCCACCCAGAGCAGATCAGGAAGGCCAAGGAGATAGCCATGGAGGTCGGCCTCATTCCGCACAAGGACGTCGAGTGGGGCGTCATGATCGAGACCCCGGCCAGCGCCCTCATCATCGAGGACCTCATCAAGGAGGGCCTTGACTTCGTCAGCTTCGGTACCAACGACCTCACCCAGTACACCCTCGCCATCGACAGGGACAACGAGCGCGTCTTCAAGCTCTACGACGAGAAGCACCCGGCCGTTCTCAAGCTCATCGAGAACGTCATCAAGGTCTGCAAGAAGTACGGCGTCGAGACCAGCATCTGCGGCCAGGCCGGCAGCGACCCGAAGATGGTCAAGCTCCTCGTCAGGATGGGTATCGACAGCGTCAGCGCCAACCCGGATGCCGTCGAGCTCGTCAGGAAGACCGTTGCCAGGGAAGAGCAGAAGCTCATGCTCGAGGCCGCCAGGAAGAGGCTCTTTGAGTGA